The genomic window CAAACCTGATAGATGAAACAAGAACAGAGGTAGATGATGATGAAATCTCCCCCTCTGCCTCTGGAATTGAATCAGTCAAACGTTCTTGAACATGAATTGAAGATTCTTGTGGTGATTTTCGAAGTGGTGGAAGTGGCAAGAATTTCTTCTCcatcttcaatttcttccaCAAGTGACAAAAAATGGAGTGAACCATTAGAAATGAAGGTGGATCAAAAAGTACAGTGTAAATTTCTTTGTGATAAGCAATGGAGGAATTCTCCGGTACTGGAATAATGGCGGAAGCGGGACGGATTCTCGGTGATCGAAACCGAGGCgatgataccatgttaagatttccatggtttggagaaaatggagaaaaatttagaaagtcttcaagatagtaaaaatcatatggattcatatttgataaaagatgatgaaaatgataCAATAGTGGCTCTTATATAGAGCAATTTAGGGGTTAACTAACTAACCACCTaataacaaactctaacaaactaatataaactctaactaactaataTAAGCTACTAGCTAATCACCATTATTCTTAACAAAAACCATGAGTGTTGTCATACAacttttttcaataataataacatagaAAAAAGACCATTTTGTATTTGACTTTTAAGTAATATTAAGCTTATATTAcaactatatatattttaacacTTTCACACCcaattttaaaatacattttttatcaataataaatTGTCCAAATGATAAGAATTTAGATTCCTTAAACAATGATAGTAAAAATATTGTACATGCATGCaacataataattaaaaaatacttATGGATGCGAATCATGTGCAGTCGCAAAACGGTGCAACTAGTAAGTTTTAGGCGATCCAATTTTGCAATgtcattttagaattttatattaaacaaaaataaaaattatcttaaaatCTAAACCAATTGAACGCTTCATAATCACTAACTACATGCAGTCCGACCGTAATGTAAACCAATTTCATAATATTAACACAACAACCTCACCTAACATAACATGTATGATTTGCCCGACAGAACATAAAAAGGAATTTTACTTGCGGAGTGATTGGTGGGTATTTACAGTTGAATGGGAGCCGTCAGTCCTTATATCTTTATTCTCTTGCTTCACATTGTAAGctttatttcaatattatttaaacGTACTACTATTGCAGAAAATGAGAAGTAGAAAAAGTGCAAAAGAGAGAAAGCTTGTTGGTTGATGGCGCGGTAATATCATAAGTTTGGTGAAAGTATGCTAACTGAAAATGTGATGCGGTCTTTATCCTCTTTTGACTCTTTTTTTCTTAGGAAGACCTCCTTTTTAGTCTTTATTGGATTGGATAAGATAgtaaggctatgtttggattggtggtatgtggtggaatggaatggaatggagagGTAAATATTAAAATTCCATTATTTGAATTTGCAAAAAGCTAATGGAATGTAATGGAATCCAATGGAACCAATTCCATTCTATACCACTCAATacttcaatttttcattcaacccaatttggggtgtatccAATGGAATGgaacattatatttttaatattattcttttACCCTTAATTTAGTTgtgtcttcttcttctcaaataCCCAAATCACACTAGAAACTCTCTACCtcactttttcttttatgtgCTTTTATATGCTGACTACTAATTTTTGCTAATTTTTCATTGCCCAACAACCTTATGAATTATGTTATCAATTAATTAAGGTTGTTGATGGAAGTAGCAGTGCTCAATGTAAAAACTGAAGAGTGTTGTAAAACAATAAGAGTTTCATTGCAATCTCGTTCATTTTGAATCTgtgatttcttttctttaacAATGTATTTTTGTAAAGACAATGCCACTTCATAAAGGATCAAGTTTTGATGAAAATCTATGAGGTCACAACTTCGTAAATTTTGCACCCTTTTATTTGCTATTCTTCTTCTATGGCCTCCTCCATTGATTTTGAGAGAAGAAAATGTTGAAGATGAATTGGAGTGGGGGCGAAGAGGTCGAGGAAGAGGTCGAGGTTTATTGAGAGTGAAACAACAATAGTCAGCCAATAAAATCATGGTTGCCAAAGTGAAGCCTCTTCTTTGATACCTATCTTTGTTAATTGATTGTGTTGGTGTGCTTATGATTGTGTTGAGTCCTTTTTGTTGGTTTAGTTTGAGTGAATTGAAATTATTGCCTATAgtttaatgttttaaaataggggtaaatttggaataaaaatgttataatttatTCCATTCCGTTCACTTCCCAAACGATAGAGTGGTAATTTTGTTCCATTCCATCAttgaatatccaaacaatgaaacGGAATTTGTGTTCCATTCCGTTCCgctccactccattccattatgtTCCGTTCTGCTCCATTCCGTTctgtaccatcaatccaaacatagcctaaaagatgtttgtcaatttttttttacggtaataGAGTTGAGAATCGAATATAAAATCTCTAGCATGTTACTCAAACCCCTCATGCGCTTGATCTGCCAAAAAACAAGGGActgaacaacttttgttgtactctgtttgatttgaaattgttTATGAGACTGGACACATTAGGTAGCAAAGGAcatgacaaaaacaagaatttttgtcccccattaaaccacgggacaactttttgttcacggtacaactataaaaaatatgaaaatactcattttatttttgaatataaaaatattatcgcaaTATCGTTCTCCGGTATAATTTTGTCTTGTGTTGTATTATATTGTTTTGTTCTGTACTGTTTTGTTCCATCTTTACTAAACACGCCCTAAATGTTTgtcatactaataaaaatatttagtattaGCAAGTACAATTCAAAATGTAAAATTGTTGCATAGATATAATTCGGTAagaatttcattaaaaaaatattgaataattagataagaatgaaaagaaaaccaattctcttaaaaataatattcatagATCAATGAGTCATAATATTGCTATGTATGACCTTTTAAATTCAACATTCACCGTCTCTGGTGTTATGaagttaaaaataacaaacGTAAATGGGGTGCACTTAATATGTTAAGTTGTCCACTTAATATGTGTGAGTTTTGATAATGTATTCATTTAAGTCTCTTGAGTTGTTTTGTTCTAACTTGTAATAAGAGATTATccttcaaaaaaagaaaaatatttatacatGTTGGAAGATCGGTAAATATATAGAAACTAGTTATAAGATGAGACTACTCTAACAAAAATGTGAACAATTTCATTTATTTACCTTTTAATGAATTTAAcatagattttaaaaatttgtagtTTAAAAGATTTGTAAGGGAAGGTGTAGCATAAAAAAGAGAAGTTCAATGCGATGAGTTTTTCCACCGGACAACTTAAAAAACAACCAAATATTTCTTTCACCATCTGcttttagaaatttttttttctaccccaacaatcttccatCTACCccaacacaaattttttaatgacgAAAATGCCCTCCTATATAAAGtaaaaccgtaaaaaaaaattcattttccaCTCACATctcaaaaaagtgttccggtgttGTGAAAGAGGAATTTGAGAGAGTAAGTACGAATAACAAACCGGAACGCTTTTttcaagtgttccggtatgaatattcataccggaactCTTTTTctaagtgttccggtatgaaaatttctcatctgttTCGCTTGTTATTGTCTGCATACCGGAATACTCAAAcccaagtgttccggtatgcaTTTTTAAACtgtatttgcattttttattaatgaatgttgttttctattttcaGTGGCGCGTATCAGAGGACGCGATGGTAGAATTAGGCGTTCCGAAGATATCGGACATGAAGAGTTTCTACGGCGCCAGGCGGAGGAGGAGCAGGAGGAGGAGCAGCAGGAGGAGGAGCTTGTGCCGGAGGTGCAACCTGTGGTGCAGCCTGTGGTGTGGCCTGGAGGACCGATTGATACTAGTCTTCTGACACGGTATCATGAGCACGTTGCTCGTCATGTATGGTTTGGCGAggtaatcaatttttatttatagttttagttAAAGTTCAATGAAATGTATAGCAGTAGGATGTATCTTATGATCAATGTTATGAAAAAATTCACTTAATGTTTTGGGAAAGAATCTCAGgtcaaaaattatgaaaaaattcacTTAATGTTTTGGTAACACTCATAACCtagtattatttataaatagcTATTGCATTTGTTTTGTTCACTTACTTGCTGCCTTAttgcatttgttttgttttgtttacttaattACTACACTATTCTCTGGTTTCTGTCACCCATAATATGACCAAAAAAGTTGTAATTGTGATAAACTTATTTACAATCCTTTTCATATAATGTAGGAACGTCATGGACCAAGAATTGAATTAAAGATAGCATCTCTCGGTGGCAAACTGGCCGAATGGGTTCCTGATCAACATCCACGATATGTTGAAGGTTGGATGACTGCATCTGGGTTGAGATCACTTGAGCGGA from Trifolium pratense cultivar HEN17-A07 linkage group LG1, ARS_RC_1.1, whole genome shotgun sequence includes these protein-coding regions:
- the LOC123891833 gene encoding protein MAIN-LIKE 1-like; protein product: MRSQLRKFCTLLFAILLLWPPPLILREENVEDELEWGRRGRGRGRVARIRGRDGRIRRSEDIGHEEFLRRQAEEEQEEEQQEEELVPEVQPVVQPVVWPGGPIDTSLLTRYHEHVARHVWFGEERHGPRIELKIASLGGKLAEWVPDQHPRYVEGWMTASGLRSLERTSLNKVDPNLISAFVERWHPETSSFHMSFGEMTITLDDVACLLHIPIRGDFYTPSSFTEEEAAALAAELLGVSLQCAARETRKQRGGYFSQQWLFDNYIRQCEVENY